TCTGGAGCTGCTTGTGAGGTGAGTGGCGCACGcaaacacgcgcacgcgcacacttgcAAACTGTTGGCCTTCGGACCGTGCAACGTAACGCAAAAGTGAATCGTTCAAGTGCTGTAGACTGCCGTCCCTCCATTTACCAGTTGATTTTGTTCGATGACCAAGCCCAAAGCCTTTTTTGGTTTCACCTTTTTTCATCTCTAAACAGATCATTGTATTGCACAAAAACCTGAACTAGGTTGGCAAGTGTAAATAGGAACGGCTGGATACAGTGTCCTGTTCGGGGCGTGGCCTAGTTAGTGACGTCAGGAGGCGTTTTGTTTGGTCTGCTCATTTCATGTCAAACTATTTTGGCAGCGCAGCATGTCGGGATTTACTTTGCCATGCAGTTCCAGTTTGCCTTGACCCTTCTTTGCGCTCCTCCCTCACTCAGAGATTTCCCGGGATGCGGCAACATCGTCACATTTGCGCAGTTTCTGTTCATCGCCTTGGAGGGATTCATCTTTGAGACGCGTCTGGGCagcaagaagcccgccatcccCATCAGGTGAGCACTCTGGCCAGGCGTTGGGATTTGCGTGACTcgcgctttttttctttcccgctTCCCCACCAGAAACTATGTGATCATGGTGACCATGTTCTTCACGGTCAGCGTGATCAACAACTACGCTCTCAACTTCAACATCTCCATGCCTCTGCACATGATCTTCAGATCGGTGAGAAAGGAGCGCAGAGTTGGGGGCGAGCTTGACGGCCTGGAAGCGTCACGGTGCTTTGTGGGTGGGTTGTCTGCTCGCAGGGCTCTCTGATCGCCAACATGATCCTGGGCATCGTCATCTTGAAGAAAAGGTGGCCGGCCCGTCGCGCCCGCCGTCGCGCCCGCCGTCTTCCCCTCGCCGCCTTTCTGGAGCTGCCCTTTGTCTTTCCGCAGGTATCCGCCCAGCAAATACGTCTCCATCGCTTTAATCTCCGCCGGCATCTTCATCTGCACCGTCATGTCGGCCAAGCAAGTGGTGAGTGGCCCGCTCCCAATTCTCCCAAAAGCCTTTCTGACGtgggcggcgcggcgcggctcCGCAGAATGCGGCCGACGTGGGCTCGGAGGAGGAGCGAGGCTTTCGCGCCTTTGTGCGCTGGCTCGTGGGTGGGTGAGCTTGGCCTCGACGGACGAGACGAGACGCGTCGCCCCCCTCGTCCCTAACCTTGGTCGTCCTTTCAGGAATCGCCATGTTGACCTTCGCTCTGCTGATGTCGGCGCGGATGGGCATTTTCCAGGAGACGCTCTACAAGAAGTACGGAAAACACTCCAAAGAGGCGCTCTTTTATAACGTGAGTACTGACGGCCTTTGTTGGAGCCAGCCGTCTggttcttgttttatttttttctttcttctgtgTCCCACGCAGCACTTCCTGCCTCTGCCGGGCTTCCTGCTCCTCTCCGCCGACATCTCCAACCACTGCGTTTTCTTCAGTCAGAGCAGTGAGTGGCAAATGTCAAGCTCCTGGAAGGCCTGTTAGCTTGGTGCAAAATGGCGTCaacttgtccccccccccccccctgcagctGCGGCGCTTGTTCCGCTCCTCCGTGTGCAAGTTCCAATCATGTGGCTCTACCTGCTGGCCAACGTGGTCACGCAGTATCCTTTTCCACTATCCAGGGTAGGGCGGAGCGAGCGCCACCCGCTTTGTTGTCCGCCTTGACCCAGCCCTCAGGTACGTGTGCATCCGCGGCGTCTTTGTGCTGACCACCGAGTGCGCCTCGCTCACCGTCACCCTGGTGGTGACTCTGAGGAAGTTTCTCAGCCTCATGGTCTCCATCGTGTACTTCCAAAACCCCTTCACGGCGTGGCACTGGGCAGGCACGGGCGTGGTCTTCGCCGGCACGCTGCTCTACACCGAGGTGTGGAGCGGCTTGACGGCGCCCAAGAAGAAGGCCCGCTGACGAAGCACATTCTTTGCGGCTACCCTTTgaaaagcggcggcggcggcgatggCAAGGAACCGACCGAGTAGAAATTGCTGCAAAAATGTTCAGCTAGCTTCACTTTGCTGACTGTTTACATTTAGGACCTCATTTCAGAGCCCATGTGATGTGTGCTGGCCTCTTTGTTGCGTAGTCAAAATAGGATTGTTCCTTTTTTCACCTTAGCAGTGCTACGGGATCACAGTTTTGGTTCAGGGGCGTAAACGTCAAGTGGACGTGAACCACTAGCGAAGTGGAACGAACTTTGGTTTCCTCGGATTTCCAAGTTCAAAAAGGGAgttgtagttgttttttttgtttttttttaatgaggtcTTTTAATGTGCCACCTTATCAAATGACATTATTGTATGCAATTGACAATAAAATGTCAGTACATTTGGACTCAATATTGTACCGGTGTGGAATCAGACTTTCATTCCAGTTGCTAACAGATGTGACATCACAGCATCTGAAGCATTCTTCGCATTTTGTGCACGGCCCGCACATTGGAAAATTCCCCCGGCGAGGGAAGTGGGATGTGCGCGTGGAGGCCAGGTGGCGAGTCACGGCGAAGGCATCCCATGGCCCAGGGATTCTTGGGCATTCTTCAGCCGTGAGTCGCGCATGGGGTGCGGgtgggccggctggccggccggccggcccgttGCTTCCCGTAGTGTGAGTCAGACGACCGCAACGTGACGCGCTCCTCTCTCTCGGCCTTTTGAGTGGAGCTCGCCGCAGGAAGCGGCCGCCGAGTGACTCACTGCGCTCGCTCCTCATGCTCATCCCAAGCACCCGCACTCTCTGATGGTAAGATCTCGGACAGAAGAAGGTAAGAGAAGGCTGCTCTCCAGATAAAAGCAGAGCATCGCGCATGCGTGCGATGGAGCTTCCGAGAAAGGAAGAAGCtcttgtgtgcgtgcatgctaaGCATTCCAATTTCTTTCGACTGTTCAAGGATTTATTTGTGAAGTGGCTCTCAGCGATGGCAGTCTACCTACCGACCGACACCGCAGCTCTTGGCTGGGGTACCTATTGCCTCACTTAGTTCCTCGAAAGAAAATGAGGTCTGTGCTGTcaaagtgttgttttggttttgctTGAAGCacatgtgtgtttttctttttatggttAGCCAGCTTCAACTGGTAGTGAACCCACAACAGCTTGAAGCcacgtttgtttgtttactagcttttgttttttactttacTCTACTTTACAAACATTCGCACAGCGGTGACGACGCATGACTCGGGCAGAGCGGGAGTCCAAGAGCCGACCTTCTGCTTACTGGCTGAAGAGTGATTGGACCAAAAGGTGACAAAAACTACCCGTGACCTCCCCATACAGGTGCTGGAAGCAGTCCAGCCGAGAAGAGCGACCAGACGAAGAGTTCAGACTCCTGAGAACACGTGAATACTAACTCGTGGGCGGCCCACGGTGGCTCCGATATTCCAGTCCACAAAAGAATCGGGCTGAAGATTGCTACTACTCCTCAGAGCACACACTCGACTGTGTAAGAGCTTTTCTGTCCGCGCGTGTGTGTCAGGAGGATGAATGACGTGCAGTTTGTGGCACAGttgtaggctttttttttaaattttttatcgTGCATCTTTCTGCAACTGTGACGTGCTGATCATTCTCAATGTCTGTGCCTTTTAACTTGAGCTCTCATTTTAAGGGCCGCACTCAGAAACTGGTTTCATTTGGTGACGTAGATTTTTGTACCGTGTCTAGCACCACATGAAATGAGGCTTCTGGGAGGTGGACTCACACCATTTTCTCAATGTCCAGCTGTTGTAAAATGCGCTATATCAATGAAGTTGTACGTATTGTATTTGTGGACCGCTCGGGTGGTAAAAGTGCGCGGTGGCGATTCAGCGCCTCACCAGATCCGGCAGATGGCGCTGTTTCATATCCATGCGGAGGAGCGAGTCAAATGCAAAAATTGATGTGAATAAAGTTGTCTTAATCCGAAACAGTGCTCTTGAGCGTTTGTGACTTTTAGTTGCTGCCATTGTCTTATATACTCTCGTCGTATTTGTAAAATGTCAGGTTGTCAATCATCTAAGTGGAATTATTTGATGAATGCCAGAAAGATCGAGACACTGCTAGTAACTGTTGAGACAAAAAATATCGGATCTCAAGCGCAGTAACGAATTTATATCGCAGTTTCTTCTTCCTGTATTTGAaaagtacggaagaggattagggccagtgaagaagaaaaaaaacgaggggtgacaggattctgacttttttctcagaattctgactttaaagtcggaattctgactttaaagtcagaattctgactttattctcagaattctgactttaaagtcggaattctgactttaaagtcagaattcccaatttctgactttaaagtcagaattctgactttattctcagaattctgactttaaagtcggaattctgactttaaagtcagaattctgagaataaagtcagaattctgagaataaagtcagaattctgactttaaagtcagaattctgagaaaaaagtcagaatcctgtcacccctcgttttttttttcttcactggccctaatcctcttccgtagaaAAGGAAGCGTAACAAGTTTGGAAGTTTCTGCTCCATGGCTCCTCCCAGTTGTAGCGTTCTCTTCTCTAATTGGTCCATTTACAATAATCCGCCATATTCAAACTTCCGCCGTGTTGCCTGTGCTCAGTTTTAGCAGTCTGTTGTCTTTGTTACATTTACAATTCATCTCCGAGCCATTTCCGTCATTCCGTTCACTTCAAGGTTTTGTTTTCGAACCTAAGAAAGTTTTCTGCGAGATGGAAGAGGGGGAAGAAGTGAAAGCGCCGTTGGGGAAAAAGACGAAGCTTCGTCGGACGTCATCGAGATTGTCCACCGCCAGTGTCTGCAGCCTTGCTGAACCTTCGCCGAGAATGCTCCGCAGAAATAACTCCAACAAGTACATCAACGTGTTTAAACCGAACTCTGTAGCGCTACTACGAAAAAACGGATTGCTTTGCTTGTTAGCGATTGGTAAACGATGCGTTCAAGTGCGTCCGAGAATCCGGACATTTCGGATCACATGACTCCAACTCGAGCGCAGCGCAGCCTTTTCATCAAATCGATCGAAAGCTCATTTTAGCTATGCATGCAGCTAATGACGCTTTTAGGTCATATGGATTACCGCTTGCATCCAAACGCAACAGTCCCGATCAAACCACACCaacaagcaataaaaaaaaaagaagttaatcGGCTTGTGCATTGCAGTTTTGTTCGGGGCAAAAAACACCGTTTAATATAAGGCCATTATCAGTTGAAATAACACATTCAGTTGTCAAGGATTCCACATTTCTCCATTTACTTGAATTGTAAAAGTAGGACACAGGATCATTCGGATCAACCCGTGGGTGTCATCCACTTAGCACCGAGTCCACGCTGAGACTCAAGGCAGTTTTTTcttaacttttcttttttataaataGCAGCAGCAGGGTGCAGCTCGACTTTGGAAACACACTGCGGATTGTTCACGCAAAATCAGCGCTTCTTTTTAACTTTCATTTACTCCGTTTTTGTACTcgatattactttttttcttctttttttcgcCATGTATTTGAGTGTGTAGTGTGCTGCGCTGATGTTTTTGTGCCACTTCTTATTAGAGCTCCACTGCAGAGA
The window above is part of the Syngnathus typhle isolate RoL2023-S1 ecotype Sweden linkage group LG7, RoL_Styp_1.0, whole genome shotgun sequence genome. Proteins encoded here:
- the slc35b4 gene encoding UDP-xylose and UDP-N-acetylglucosamine transporter; the encoded protein is MYSTSQQPAVNDVLVGSFLRLFNLGLQLPGVFGKAETRRVDYSSQRVKRSGPSIGLKLQPACFCSRFTFRNFILHTHKRATMGTVFAIILVFVGCCSNVVFLELLVRDFPGCGNIVTFAQFLFIALEGFIFETRLGSKKPAIPIRNYVIMVTMFFTVSVINNYALNFNISMPLHMIFRSGSLIANMILGIVILKKRYPPSKYVSIALISAGIFICTVMSAKQVNAADVGSEEERGFRAFVRWLVGIAMLTFALLMSARMGIFQETLYKKYGKHSKEALFYNHFLPLPGFLLLSADISNHCVFFSQSTAALVPLLRVQVPIMWLYLLANVVTQYVCIRGVFVLTTECASLTVTLVVTLRKFLSLMVSIVYFQNPFTAWHWAGTGVVFAGTLLYTEVWSGLTAPKKKAR